The nucleotide window CTACTACATCCCGCCGCTCTCGCCGGTGCTTTCCTCCAAGACCGTTTCTCACGAGCTGATGGCCTATGAGGGCATCCCGAGCTTGGAGACCCTGCGGGCGCCGATCGGGTATCTGGCCAACCTCTTTTCCGGTGGCAACCAGGAAGTGGTGGCCGAGGTGATCAGCAAGCTGATCGTGCTACGCAAGGAGATGCGCCGCCGCACTCTGGGCGGGGAACCGGACGAGTCGGTACTGGGGGGGGTAGGGCTGGAACCCGCCCTGGTGGAGCGCCTCTGCCGGCTTTTCACCAATGCCAGGTACAACGAACGCAACGTCATTCCTCCCCAGCAGCGAGAAGCGCTGGAGCCGGAACGGCGCAAAGGGGGCAGGGGCTTTGGCCTTGCCCATACTGCGCGAGGTGGTCTATGAAGCCAGGAGAATCGTATCGTCATCTGACCATCCTGTTCGACTATCCGCAGGACAAAGTCGGCCTCCTGGCTTCGGCCGAAGCACTGGCCGGCTGCCTGGCGGCCAATCATCCGCAGGCGGACATTGCTCCCTTTGTGGAGTACCTGCGGGCCAGCGAGCTGGGGGAGCTGCAGGAGGAATACGTCCGCACCTTTGACTTCAACCCGCTCTGCGCCCCGTATCTGAGCCATCACCTCTACGGCGACAACAACAAGAAGGGGGCTTTCATGATCCGGCTCAAGGAGTTGTATCGGCAGCACGCCTTTACCCCCCGCACCTGCGAACTGCCCGATCATGTGGCGATCCTGTTCGACTGCGCCGCCCATCTGGTTGCCAAGGGGGAGATCGACATGTGCCGGGACCTGGTCAAAACCTTCGTGTCCGAGGGGCTCGGCACAATGCACACCGCCGCAGCCGATAAGGATGATCTGCACTGGAGATATCCGATTGCCGCCGCCGTGATCCTGAGCGAGGCCGAGTGCCGGGAGGTTCATCATGCTTGATACGTTTATCTTCGTATTTCTGCCGTACACCGCCCTGGCCCTGCTGATCGGGGTCACTCCCTACCGCTACCTGACCAACCGCCTGACCTGGACCACCTATTCCAC belongs to Geobacter sp. SVR and includes:
- the narJ gene encoding nitrate reductase molybdenum cofactor assembly chaperone, translating into MKPGESYRHLTILFDYPQDKVGLLASAEALAGCLAANHPQADIAPFVEYLRASELGELQEEYVRTFDFNPLCAPYLSHHLYGDNNKKGAFMIRLKELYRQHAFTPRTCELPDHVAILFDCAAHLVAKGEIDMCRDLVKTFVSEGLGTMHTAAADKDDLHWRYPIAAAVILSEAECREVHHA